TTCGTTTGCGAAATGCATCTGGCGGGATTAAATTCACGCGTTGGAAGCCGATACCAGGGGGAACTGGTAACAGGAGGTGCCGCAATGCCGAGCCCCTTATATTACGCTCAGGAATGCCCAACTTGCGGGCGGAATTTGCAGATCCGCGTCGTCTATTTGGGCAAGAATGTCGTTTGCCAACATTGCCACGGAAAATTCTTGGCCTGCGATCCCGCGAGCGGCGCTGCGTTGCCGAACGATTCGGGCATGGCGCTCTTGAAGCGCGCCGATGAACTGCTCGAATCGATGAGCGCGCGAACCGCGCCAGCACCGGCCCGTTAAACAGCTGGCGCCGGTCCTTAAAGAACTTCGTGTGCCCGGAATCGCTAGTTGTGCGCCGTTGCGAGGCGCTCCAGATCGCGGAAGAACCCGGGGTACGTTTTCTCGGTTGTGCGCGGGTCGAGGATCACGACACCCGGCACGCGCAGCCCCGGCAACGCAAGGCTCATTGCCATGCGGTGGTCCCGATAGGTGGCGATGGTTGCTCCGTGCAACGGTCGCGGTGTGATTCTTAGCCCATCGCTTCGCTCGTCGATGTCTGCTCCGAATTTCCGGAGTTCGGCAGCCAGATTCCCGATCCGATCGGTTTCCTTGTGCCGGATGTGGGCCACCCCGCGAATCGTCGTTGGGCTATCGGCAAACAGCGCCACGGCAGCGAGCGTTTGCACGGTGTCGCTGATCGCATTCAGATCGGCGTCGATGCCGTGCAGCGGCCGGCCGACGACGGAAATCTCGCCGTCGCCATATTGCACTTCGCAGCCCATCTGCGCCAGGCAATCGCAGAAGGCGACATCGCCTTGCAGGCTTTCGCGATCGAGCCCTTCGACCGTTACTCGGCCGCCGGTGATCGCAGCCGCGGCAAAAAAATAGCTCGCCGCCGACGCATCGGGTTCGATGGCATAGTCGCGGCCATGGTAGCAACCGCGCGGAATCTGGAATCGGCTCAAATCGACCGGCGACTCGACCTCGATGCCGAAATCGCGCATCACGGCGAGCGTCATGCGAACATACGGCTGCGAGACGAGCGGCCCATCGAGCTGCAATTCGACGGGGGCCGCGGCGTAGGGAGCCGCAAGCAACAGTCCGCTGAGAAACTGGCTGGAGATATCGCCGCGCACCTTCGCATGTCCGCCGCGCAAGCCCGCCGCGTGAACCAAGACCGGCGGGCAACCGCCCGGTGACTCGGCCTCCGCTGCGACCCCTAGCTGCGCCAATCCATCCAGCAAATCCTGAATCGGCCGCTGCCGCATCCGCTCTGCCCCATCGAGCCGGAACGTGCCTTGCCCCAGGGCCACCAGTGCGGTGAGAAAACGGATTGTCGTGCCACTATTGGCCACCGATAGCTTCACGCTGTGATTAGGAAGCCGGCCGCCGCAGCCGAAAATCTCCAGCGATCGATCGCCAGGATCGACATTCACGGCGATTCCAAGCCGGACCAGCGAATGAATCATCACTCGCGTGTCTTCGCTTTCAAGCGCCGCTGTCAATCGTGTCTTGCCGTCGGCCAGCGCCGCAGCCACCAGGGCCCGATTGGTCAAGCTCTTCGATCCGGGCGGACGGACGCGGCCGGCGAGCGGACCGCTGACGGTCTTGACGGCATGACGTTCCATGGAAAGCGTGTCGGGAATGATGGAACCTCTCGGATCACGGCTGCATTTCGTTTGTTTTGGGATCGCTGCGGACTTGCACGATCGGCGCAGCGACATGCCTTCGAGACGCGCCCAAGGGACCGGCCTATTGCGGGTCGGAGGCCATTTTCTTGCCGGCTTCCTCGAGCTGCTTGCTCTTTTGCATCGCGCGGCGGATCAGATCGTTGCCCTTGGAGACTTGCGCGGCGGCAACGGCCAGCTGCGCAA
The Pirellulales bacterium DNA segment above includes these coding regions:
- the aroA gene encoding 3-phosphoshikimate 1-carboxyvinyltransferase translates to MERHAVKTVSGPLAGRVRPPGSKSLTNRALVAAALADGKTRLTAALESEDTRVMIHSLVRLGIAVNVDPGDRSLEIFGCGGRLPNHSVKLSVANSGTTIRFLTALVALGQGTFRLDGAERMRQRPIQDLLDGLAQLGVAAEAESPGGCPPVLVHAAGLRGGHAKVRGDISSQFLSGLLLAAPYAAAPVELQLDGPLVSQPYVRMTLAVMRDFGIEVESPVDLSRFQIPRGCYHGRDYAIEPDASAASYFFAAAAITGGRVTVEGLDRESLQGDVAFCDCLAQMGCEVQYGDGEISVVGRPLHGIDADLNAISDTVQTLAAVALFADSPTTIRGVAHIRHKETDRIGNLAAELRKFGADIDERSDGLRITPRPLHGATIATYRDHRMAMSLALPGLRVPGVVILDPRTTEKTYPGFFRDLERLATAHN
- a CDS encoding response regulator yields the protein MPSPLYYAQECPTCGRNLQIRVVYLGKNVVCQHCHGKFLACDPASGAALPNDSGMALLKRADELLESMSARTAPAPAR